Proteins from a genomic interval of Sphingobacterium sp. SYP-B4668:
- a CDS encoding cell division protein FtsX, whose product MSGYELSTTKKKTKSVYVSTVISIALVLLMTGLLGLILVHARNLSKYVKENIVLNIIVNDDTTEGDVLAMQKDVEKDPYVLRTEYISKELAAKNLREDLGEDFVEFLGHNPLLPSIDVYLKEQYANTDSIQTFIKKVSNSSKVKEVVYQESLIDMVNKNIRVISIVVLAFTVILLVIAVALINNTIRLAIYSQRFLIKSMQLIGATKNFIRKPYILYGIVHGLLGALIAILLLLFTLQFSQRQIPELVFLRNWYEFGAIFLGVIILGVLIAGLSTYFAVTKYLKAKSHSLYR is encoded by the coding sequence ATGTCAGGATACGAATTAAGCACCACCAAGAAAAAAACAAAATCTGTATACGTCTCAACGGTAATCAGCATTGCATTGGTACTGCTCATGACTGGTTTATTGGGATTGATCCTTGTACACGCCCGCAACCTTTCCAAATATGTAAAGGAGAATATTGTCCTCAACATCATCGTCAATGATGATACGACAGAGGGGGATGTATTGGCGATGCAAAAAGATGTGGAAAAAGACCCTTACGTGCTACGCACAGAATACATCAGTAAAGAACTTGCTGCCAAAAATCTAAGAGAGGACCTGGGAGAAGACTTTGTTGAGTTCCTAGGGCACAATCCGTTGCTACCTTCTATTGATGTATACCTGAAAGAACAATATGCCAATACCGATAGCATACAGACATTCATCAAAAAAGTATCCAACAGCAGCAAGGTCAAGGAAGTCGTTTATCAAGAGTCATTGATCGATATGGTCAATAAGAATATCCGCGTCATCAGTATCGTTGTTTTGGCGTTCACCGTCATCCTTTTGGTAATAGCGGTTGCGTTGATCAACAATACCATTCGACTAGCGATATACTCCCAGCGTTTCTTGATCAAGAGCATGCAGCTCATCGGTGCAACCAAAAATTTTATCCGCAAGCCCTACATCCTGTATGGTATTGTCCACGGTTTATTGGGCGCGTTGATTGCCATTTTACTGTTACTCTTCACCCTACAATTTTCGCAAAGGCAAATTCCTGAATTGGTCTTTCTAAGAAATTGGTACGAGTTTGGCGCCATCTTTTTGGGGGTCATCATTCTTGGCGTCCTGATTGCTGGGTTGAGTACCTATTTTGCAGTCACCAAATACCTTAAGGCAAAATCACATAGTTTATATCGTTAA
- a CDS encoding bifunctional riboflavin kinase/FAD synthetase produces MKIYRNLEDFQPLDCAVVTIGTFDGVHIGHQKILSHLKESAKKINGETVLLTFFPHPRLIINPDDDSLRLINDIEEKVWHLAKAGIDHLILTPFTRDFSNQTPEEYISNVLIGKLGTKKIVIGYDHHFGKDRKGSLVELEYFAEIFDYTVDQIPEQDINDVAVSSTRIRESLIKGNIDTANQYLGYPFELTGTVIRGDQIGRTIGFPTANLHVHEKHKLIPAYGIYAVEVEIYDKVKEVLTGAYEEEVPICRAKGMGYIGTRPTVDGMTRNIEVSLFDFNEDIYGKTLKVKFLHFVRHDERFESIDIMKDKIEEDKQYIRHFFETK; encoded by the coding sequence ATGAAAATATACAGAAATTTAGAAGACTTCCAACCTTTAGACTGCGCTGTAGTCACCATTGGGACTTTTGATGGCGTCCATATCGGGCATCAGAAGATTTTGAGTCATCTTAAAGAATCTGCTAAGAAAATCAATGGAGAGACCGTATTATTGACTTTTTTCCCTCATCCTCGCCTTATTATCAATCCAGATGACGATAGTCTCCGCCTCATCAACGATATTGAAGAAAAAGTGTGGCATCTTGCCAAAGCAGGTATAGACCATCTGATCCTAACGCCTTTCACTCGAGATTTTTCCAATCAGACACCAGAGGAGTACATCAGCAATGTATTGATTGGCAAGCTGGGCACCAAGAAAATTGTCATTGGATACGACCATCATTTTGGAAAGGACCGAAAAGGCTCTCTTGTCGAACTGGAATATTTTGCTGAAATTTTCGATTATACCGTCGATCAGATTCCCGAGCAAGATATCAATGATGTTGCCGTATCTTCTACACGCATCCGAGAATCCTTGATCAAAGGTAATATTGATACAGCCAACCAATACTTAGGCTATCCTTTTGAATTGACGGGGACTGTGATTCGTGGCGATCAGATTGGTCGGACCATTGGGTTTCCTACCGCCAATTTACATGTACACGAGAAGCACAAGCTGATTCCGGCCTATGGCATCTATGCCGTAGAGGTAGAGATTTATGACAAGGTGAAAGAAGTCTTGACTGGCGCCTACGAAGAGGAAGTGCCTATTTGCAGAGCCAAAGGGATGGGATATATCGGTACCCGACCTACTGTAGATGGTATGACCCGTAACATAGAAGTATCCCTATTTGATTTCAACGAGGATATTTATGGAAAGACACTTAAGGTCAAATTTTTACACTTTGTCCGACATGATGAACGTTTTGAAAGTATAGACATCATGAAAGATAAGATAGAAGAAGACAAGCAGTACATCCGTCATTTCTTTGAGACCAAGTAA
- a CDS encoding DUF3098 domain-containing protein, whose protein sequence is MAQANKTTKTTPVNKTGFAFAKINYQLFVASILVVIIGFFLMSGSTDIYSFTKITIAPIVVILGFALGFVAILYKPKNKNV, encoded by the coding sequence ATGGCTCAAGCTAATAAAACTACAAAAACAACACCTGTCAACAAGACCGGATTTGCATTCGCAAAAATTAATTACCAACTTTTTGTAGCCAGTATCCTTGTCGTAATTATCGGTTTTTTCCTAATGTCGGGCAGTACTGATATTTATAGTTTTACCAAAATAACGATTGCTCCTATCGTTGTTATACTAGGTTTTGCATTGGGTTTTGTCGCCATCCTATACAAACCCAAGAACAAGAACGTATAA
- a CDS encoding undecaprenyl-diphosphate phosphatase — protein sequence MNLIEVIVLAIIEGLTEFLPVSSTGHMIIATALMGIEPTAFVKLFTIVIQLGTILSVLVLYYKRFFRSMAFYYKLVVAAIPASILGLALNDYIDQWLESPLMVAVSLVIGGVILLFVDKWFNKPSLDNSDDISYGQAFKIGLYQCLALIPGTSRSASTIVGGMTQQLTRKAAAEFSFFLALPMMFGASLVKLLKFFKEGNTFTPDEINLLIIGNVVGFIVAIIAIKSFIGILTKYGFKAFGWYRIIVGLLIIALLMSGHSLQII from the coding sequence ATGAATTTAATTGAAGTCATTGTCTTGGCCATCATTGAAGGCCTGACAGAGTTTTTACCTGTCTCATCGACAGGACATATGATTATTGCTACCGCTTTAATGGGCATCGAGCCCACAGCATTTGTCAAGCTCTTTACCATTGTTATCCAGCTGGGTACCATCCTATCTGTCTTGGTTCTTTACTACAAGCGTTTCTTTCGGTCTATGGCCTTTTACTACAAGCTTGTGGTAGCTGCGATACCGGCATCGATTTTAGGTCTTGCACTGAATGATTATATCGATCAGTGGCTAGAAAGTCCATTAATGGTAGCCGTCAGTTTGGTCATCGGTGGAGTGATTCTTTTATTTGTAGACAAATGGTTCAACAAGCCCTCCTTGGACAATTCAGATGATATTTCGTATGGACAAGCGTTCAAGATCGGTCTCTATCAATGTCTGGCCTTGATACCGGGCACGTCACGATCAGCAAGTACTATTGTGGGGGGTATGACGCAGCAATTAACGCGTAAAGCAGCGGCTGAATTTTCATTCTTTTTGGCGCTCCCCATGATGTTTGGCGCATCCTTAGTCAAGTTGCTTAAATTTTTTAAAGAAGGTAATACTTTTACTCCCGATGAAATCAATCTATTGATTATTGGTAACGTCGTGGGATTTATAGTGGCGATTATTGCCATCAAATCTTTTATCGGAATCCTGACCAAATATGGTTTTAAAGCCTTTGGTTGGTATAGGATTATTGTTGGATTGCTGATTATCGCTTTGTTGATGTCAGGCCATAGCCTACAGATTATTTAA
- the truB gene encoding tRNA pseudouridine(55) synthase TruB, giving the protein MEERIAHEQEPVFNFAEGQMLLVDKPLTWTSFDVVGKIRNSIKPQKIKVGHAGTLDPLATGLLIVCTGKMTKQIDTFQAEDKEYTGIITLGATTPSYDLETDIDQRFDISDLTADAIQAATQQFLGELEQYPPAHSAIKINGERVYEKARRGEEVELKSRKIRINSFDIEKIELPHVHFRISCSKGTYIRSIAHDFGKALDNGGHLSELRRTKSGDYDIANAWNLEKLIEVIRSQKINEKQTI; this is encoded by the coding sequence ATGGAAGAACGTATAGCGCACGAACAAGAGCCCGTTTTCAACTTCGCAGAAGGGCAAATGCTTTTGGTCGATAAGCCACTCACATGGACGAGTTTCGACGTCGTCGGTAAGATTAGAAATTCAATCAAACCCCAAAAGATAAAGGTAGGCCACGCAGGCACCCTCGATCCATTGGCGACCGGTCTTTTGATTGTGTGCACTGGAAAGATGACTAAGCAAATCGACACCTTTCAAGCAGAAGACAAAGAGTATACGGGTATAATTACCCTAGGTGCCACTACACCTTCATATGATTTGGAGACCGATATCGACCAGCGGTTTGATATCAGTGACTTGACAGCAGATGCTATTCAGGCGGCCACGCAGCAATTTCTGGGCGAACTCGAACAATACCCACCCGCTCATTCGGCAATCAAAATCAATGGAGAGCGCGTGTACGAAAAGGCTAGACGAGGAGAAGAGGTTGAACTCAAATCCAGAAAGATCCGTATCAATAGTTTTGACATCGAAAAGATTGAACTCCCTCACGTGCACTTTAGGATTTCGTGTTCCAAAGGAACATACATTCGCTCTATCGCACATGATTTTGGAAAAGCATTGGACAATGGTGGGCATCTCAGTGAGCTCCGTCGTACCAAAAGTGGCGACTATGATATTGCCAACGCATGGAACTTAGAAAAACTCATCGAAGTCATCCGATCTCAAAAAATTAACGAAAAACAAACAATCTAA
- the leuS gene encoding leucine--tRNA ligase, translating to MEYNHKSLEKKWQKFWAAHHTFKSSDSHDKPKYYVLDMFPYPSGAGLHVGHPLGYIASDIFSRYKRSKGFNVLHPMGYDSFGLPAEQYAIQTGQHPAITTEANINRYREQMDNIGFSYDWSREIRTSEPEYYKWTQWIFMQLFNSWYNNESDKAESIQTLVAKFESTGSAGIKAVSDEDVSTFTAAEWLSFDEEAQQRELLKYRIAYLRESTVNWCAALGTVLANDEVINGLSERGGYPVEQKKMMQWSMRITAYADRLLRGLQDVDWPEPLVEMQRNWIGKSVGASVKFPVPQLNTNIEVFTTRVDTIFGVSFVVLAPEHELVSALTTEGQLSDIQSYIDKTSKKSELDRMADTKTVSGAFTGSYAKHPITGEEVQIWIADYVLASYGTGAVMAVPSGDQRDYVFAKHFGLPIVPISDSQQIEDEADANKNGKYINSGFINGMTYEEAVPALIAKLEELNLGKAKINFRMRDAIFGRQRYWGEPVPVYFKNGLPYLIKEEELPLLLPEVDKYLPTESGEPPLGRAEGWKYEDRYEYELSTMPGWAGSSWYWFRYMDPKNQGAFASPEAIDYWKSVDLYIGGSEHATGHLLYSRFWNKFLKDLGYHQEEEPFKKLINQGMIQGRSNFVYRVLDADGRGTNQFVSYGLKGQYTTNALHVDVNIVVNDVLHLDKFKASRPDYADAEFILENGKYICGSEVEKMSKSKFNVVNPDDIIDTYGADTLRMYEMFLGPLEQAKPWNTNGIEGVYKFLRKVWRLFHDGAGNFAVSPDEPTKAEFKALHKIIKKVEEDIDRFSFNTSVSAFMICVNELTDLKTNKRAILEQLLVVLQPYAPHITEELWSLLGNEAGTISYAAYPTFNPEYLVESEFAYPVSVNGKMKMNLPLALDLDAKAVEEIVLANEDVQKVLDGKAVKKLIFVKGKIINIVI from the coding sequence ATGGAGTATAATCATAAATCATTAGAGAAGAAGTGGCAGAAATTTTGGGCGGCACATCACACGTTTAAATCATCAGATTCACATGATAAGCCTAAGTATTATGTGTTGGATATGTTTCCGTACCCGTCTGGGGCTGGACTACATGTAGGGCATCCACTGGGCTATATCGCATCCGATATCTTTTCGCGGTACAAGCGCTCAAAAGGTTTCAACGTCTTGCATCCAATGGGATATGACTCTTTTGGCCTGCCTGCTGAGCAATATGCTATACAGACCGGGCAACATCCGGCGATTACCACCGAAGCCAATATCAATCGGTATAGGGAACAGATGGATAATATCGGATTTTCGTATGATTGGAGCCGTGAAATTCGGACATCTGAGCCCGAGTATTATAAATGGACGCAATGGATATTCATGCAATTGTTCAATTCGTGGTACAACAACGAATCGGATAAAGCGGAATCCATCCAGACCTTGGTCGCCAAATTCGAAAGCACAGGTTCAGCTGGTATTAAGGCCGTATCTGATGAAGATGTATCTACCTTTACTGCTGCTGAGTGGCTGTCATTCGATGAGGAGGCCCAACAACGGGAATTGTTGAAATACCGTATTGCCTACCTGCGGGAGAGTACCGTTAATTGGTGTGCAGCTTTGGGCACTGTATTGGCGAATGACGAGGTTATCAATGGTCTTTCTGAACGTGGAGGTTACCCTGTCGAACAAAAGAAAATGATGCAATGGTCTATGCGTATTACCGCCTACGCCGATCGCCTACTACGTGGGCTACAAGATGTTGATTGGCCCGAACCTCTGGTCGAGATGCAACGCAACTGGATAGGTAAATCTGTCGGAGCATCGGTCAAATTTCCTGTGCCGCAGTTGAATACAAATATAGAGGTGTTCACGACACGTGTGGATACCATCTTTGGTGTATCGTTTGTGGTATTGGCGCCAGAACATGAGCTCGTATCTGCTTTAACTACCGAAGGTCAACTGTCAGATATACAGTCTTATATAGATAAGACAAGTAAGAAATCAGAGCTTGATCGAATGGCCGATACCAAAACCGTATCTGGTGCATTTACGGGTAGCTATGCTAAACATCCTATTACTGGAGAAGAAGTCCAAATCTGGATTGCAGACTATGTATTGGCCAGCTATGGTACAGGTGCTGTGATGGCTGTACCCTCTGGAGACCAGCGCGACTATGTATTTGCGAAGCACTTCGGCTTACCGATTGTGCCTATATCAGATTCGCAACAGATCGAAGATGAAGCTGATGCCAATAAAAATGGTAAATACATCAACTCAGGATTTATAAACGGTATGACTTATGAAGAAGCTGTGCCTGCATTGATTGCGAAGTTGGAAGAATTGAATCTGGGGAAAGCTAAAATCAATTTCAGGATGCGGGATGCGATATTTGGACGTCAACGCTATTGGGGTGAGCCGGTACCGGTATACTTTAAGAATGGACTGCCCTATTTGATAAAAGAGGAGGAACTGCCGTTGCTCTTGCCTGAGGTAGATAAGTACCTGCCGACGGAAAGTGGGGAACCACCGCTAGGACGTGCCGAAGGTTGGAAATACGAAGATCGCTATGAATATGAACTCAGCACAATGCCTGGTTGGGCTGGGTCAAGTTGGTACTGGTTCCGATATATGGATCCCAAGAACCAAGGGGCTTTTGCCTCGCCAGAAGCCATCGATTACTGGAAGTCTGTTGATTTATATATCGGTGGTTCTGAGCATGCTACCGGTCACTTGCTGTACTCACGCTTTTGGAATAAATTCTTGAAGGATCTGGGATATCATCAGGAGGAGGAGCCATTCAAGAAGTTGATCAACCAAGGGATGATCCAGGGCCGATCCAACTTTGTATATCGTGTACTAGATGCTGATGGAAGAGGTACGAACCAGTTTGTCTCTTACGGACTTAAAGGCCAATATACGACCAACGCACTACATGTAGATGTCAATATTGTCGTGAATGATGTGCTGCACTTGGACAAATTCAAGGCTTCTAGGCCTGACTATGCAGACGCTGAATTTATCCTCGAAAATGGTAAGTACATCTGTGGATCGGAAGTCGAGAAGATGTCGAAGTCCAAGTTTAATGTCGTCAATCCAGATGATATCATCGATACCTATGGTGCGGATACCCTACGTATGTACGAGATGTTTTTGGGTCCATTGGAACAAGCCAAACCTTGGAATACAAACGGTATAGAAGGCGTGTACAAATTCTTAAGAAAAGTGTGGCGTCTATTCCATGACGGAGCGGGCAACTTTGCCGTATCTCCCGATGAACCAACTAAGGCCGAATTCAAAGCCTTACATAAAATCATTAAAAAAGTGGAAGAAGACATCGATAGATTCTCATTCAACACTTCGGTATCGGCATTCATGATTTGTGTAAATGAATTGACAGATCTCAAGACGAACAAAAGAGCGATATTGGAGCAACTCTTAGTGGTATTGCAGCCTTATGCTCCTCACATTACGGAAGAATTGTGGTCGTTACTGGGAAATGAAGCAGGGACAATCTCCTATGCAGCTTATCCGACGTTCAATCCTGAGTATTTGGTTGAATCTGAATTTGCCTATCCCGTATCCGTGAATGGAAAGATGAAAATGAATTTGCCACTTGCACTAGACCTTGACGCCAAAGCTGTGGAGGAAATCGTACTGGCTAATGAAGATGTCCAAAAAGTGTTGGATGGCAAGGCTGTGAAAAAGCTGATTTTCGTAAAAGGAAAAATCATCAATATAGTAATCTAG
- a CDS encoding SusC/RagA family TonB-linked outer membrane protein: MTQSKHFNGRGRPSIHLSLKKTFWMASLTVLAANPIFAESIHVENLSFRTPKANMIGVQEITIKGTVLDATTKSPLSGVTVKVVGKSTATSTGGNGEFEIKTAANDMLEFSYIGYGKTSHTVTGPTSNLVVELLNEAGSLEEVVVTGYGAQRKKDLTGSVSVVDVNQLKSQPTASAVEALQGRATGVQIVADGAPGSTPQIKIRGYSTINNNEPLYVIDGVPFEGKLSWLNQNDIESMQVLKDASAASIYGARANNGVVIITTKSGKSGKAQINLDAYYGVQVPNRGRFPKMLTPQQVLDIENRVNGTNNTLPDYMVAGGKVGHDITPADVDLSKYKYNVKNKTDFYQITKTNKEGTDWFRELSQNAPTQSYQLSAAGGTDDAKYAMSAGYLGQKGTIIHTGFERFNIRANTSFSAFNNKLRFGENMQYSFTQGHGIGVNTNTAGDYIGEGSVLGFAYRIHNAIPVYDEMGNFAGSLGGEFGNGENPVAIAYRAKDNVNKNNFFFGNAFSEYDLIDGLTLRTNFGLKYENYNGISYRYPNPEFTEGNLSNSMSENFGFTTEWTWTNTLNYKKVFGEHSLNVLAGTEAIQNRYRQLSGSGRDLFTMSSLDYLYLDAANGQSSGSEGTVGSMFSLFGKVDYAFKDRYLLSATVRRDGSSNFGPANKYGVFPGVSAAWRVSEEDFLKENTWVSDLKLRAGYGVTGNQRIPSDQYRRRFKSAVNSSSYPINGTVVTGMWLSDYDNPNIKWEQVSALNLGVDFSILQGDIDGSFDWYDKRTTDMLYRLPLPAIAGGRANSPYVNVGEMQNKGIEFSLGYHYGHRQEKPFTLDLAANISRNINKIVSLSPSITQDNFGAFRSMETSILKAGEPFAAFYGYKVIGIYQSADDVANSPAYKDARAGGLKYADINNDGKIDGDDRTVIGSPHPDFIYSLNINATYKNFDLMLFFYGSKGNQNYEATRYFTDFGVFKGQKSVRVLDAWSEDNPGSMIPSQGKSDASNFEYASSSYYIQDASFLKLKNLQIGYTLPTEKIFRSTSGVRKLRVYFGVTNLFTITNYEGLDPEISATPSDYPALGVDFGVYPQSRQYMLGLSLGF, encoded by the coding sequence ATGACACAGTCAAAACACTTTAATGGAAGGGGTAGGCCTTCTATTCACCTCTCCTTAAAAAAGACCTTTTGGATGGCGAGTCTCACCGTTCTTGCCGCGAATCCAATTTTTGCTGAATCAATTCACGTTGAAAATCTCTCGTTCCGAACGCCAAAAGCGAATATGATTGGTGTACAGGAAATCACTATCAAGGGAACAGTGCTGGATGCGACGACCAAATCCCCTTTATCCGGGGTGACGGTCAAGGTTGTTGGGAAGAGCACTGCGACCAGCACGGGGGGGAATGGAGAGTTTGAGATCAAGACTGCGGCAAACGATATGCTCGAGTTCAGCTATATCGGATACGGAAAAACCAGTCACACGGTCACAGGGCCCACCAGCAATCTCGTCGTTGAGCTCTTGAATGAGGCAGGTTCTTTGGAAGAGGTGGTGGTGACAGGGTATGGCGCACAGCGCAAAAAGGATTTAACCGGTTCGGTGTCAGTGGTAGACGTCAATCAGCTGAAGAGCCAGCCGACAGCAAGTGCAGTTGAGGCCTTACAAGGACGTGCTACAGGGGTGCAAATCGTTGCAGATGGCGCGCCGGGGTCAACTCCACAGATTAAGATTCGGGGCTATAGTACAATCAACAACAATGAACCGCTTTATGTTATTGACGGGGTGCCTTTTGAAGGTAAATTGAGCTGGCTGAATCAAAATGACATTGAGTCCATGCAGGTGCTGAAAGATGCGTCGGCAGCTTCTATATATGGAGCGCGTGCGAATAATGGGGTCGTCATTATTACTACCAAAAGCGGTAAAAGTGGTAAAGCGCAAATTAATTTGGATGCTTACTACGGTGTGCAGGTCCCGAATAGGGGTAGATTTCCAAAAATGCTGACCCCGCAACAGGTTTTAGATATAGAAAATCGCGTTAATGGCACAAACAACACATTACCAGACTATATGGTAGCGGGAGGTAAAGTGGGGCATGACATTACGCCTGCGGATGTAGACCTATCCAAGTACAAATATAACGTAAAGAATAAAACGGATTTCTATCAAATAACGAAGACGAATAAAGAAGGCACAGATTGGTTCAGGGAATTATCTCAAAATGCACCCACACAATCTTACCAGCTAAGTGCGGCGGGTGGCACGGATGATGCAAAATATGCCATGTCAGCCGGATATTTAGGACAGAAAGGGACTATCATCCATACGGGATTTGAACGGTTCAATATAAGGGCTAACACCTCTTTCTCAGCTTTCAATAATAAGCTTCGGTTTGGGGAGAATATGCAGTATAGCTTTACGCAGGGGCATGGTATCGGGGTAAATACCAACACCGCCGGTGACTATATTGGCGAGGGCAGTGTATTGGGATTTGCGTATCGGATTCACAATGCCATACCTGTGTATGATGAGATGGGCAACTTCGCAGGATCGCTCGGAGGGGAATTTGGGAATGGCGAAAATCCAGTAGCTATTGCCTATCGGGCAAAGGACAACGTGAATAAGAACAACTTTTTCTTTGGAAATGCCTTTTCGGAGTATGACCTTATAGATGGACTTACCTTGCGGACTAACTTCGGCTTGAAGTACGAAAACTACAACGGTATATCGTATCGTTATCCCAATCCAGAGTTTACTGAAGGAAATTTGAGCAACTCGATGAGTGAAAACTTCGGCTTTACGACGGAATGGACCTGGACCAATACACTTAATTACAAAAAAGTATTTGGTGAGCACAGCCTGAATGTCTTAGCAGGTACCGAAGCTATACAAAATAGGTATCGGCAATTGAGCGGCAGCGGACGGGACTTATTCACCATGAGCAGCTTAGACTATCTCTACTTGGACGCTGCCAATGGCCAATCCAGTGGAAGTGAAGGTACGGTAGGCTCTATGTTCTCCTTGTTCGGAAAAGTAGACTATGCGTTCAAGGACAGGTATCTGTTGAGCGCGACTGTACGTAGGGATGGCTCTTCCAATTTTGGTCCAGCTAATAAATACGGCGTATTTCCAGGAGTAAGTGCTGCTTGGCGGGTATCAGAAGAGGATTTCTTAAAAGAAAATACTTGGGTCAGCGATCTGAAGCTGAGAGCGGGCTATGGTGTGACGGGTAACCAACGCATCCCATCCGATCAGTATAGAAGAAGATTCAAGTCGGCCGTGAATTCGTCATCTTATCCAATCAACGGCACAGTAGTGACCGGTATGTGGTTGAGTGACTACGACAATCCAAATATCAAATGGGAGCAGGTATCGGCCCTCAATCTAGGTGTGGACTTCTCTATCCTCCAAGGGGACATCGATGGCTCATTTGATTGGTATGACAAGCGCACTACAGATATGCTGTACCGTTTGCCACTTCCAGCTATTGCAGGAGGGCGGGCCAATTCGCCATATGTAAATGTCGGGGAGATGCAGAATAAGGGGATTGAATTCTCGCTTGGTTACCATTATGGGCACCGTCAAGAAAAACCATTTACATTGGATCTAGCGGCCAATATATCACGCAACATCAATAAAATTGTCTCCTTGTCGCCATCTATTACACAGGACAACTTTGGTGCATTCCGGAGTATGGAAACCTCTATCTTAAAAGCTGGAGAGCCATTTGCAGCATTCTATGGCTATAAAGTCATCGGTATTTACCAAAGTGCTGACGACGTAGCGAACTCACCTGCATACAAAGATGCACGAGCAGGCGGGCTCAAGTATGCTGATATCAACAATGATGGTAAAATCGATGGTGACGATCGGACCGTGATCGGTAGCCCACATCCTGACTTTATCTATTCTTTGAATATCAATGCCACCTATAAAAACTTTGACCTGATGCTGTTTTTCTATGGTTCAAAAGGTAACCAAAACTATGAGGCCACCCGATACTTCACGGATTTCGGGGTATTCAAGGGACAGAAGAGTGTGCGGGTATTGGATGCATGGAGTGAGGATAATCCCGGCAGCATGATTCCGTCACAAGGAAAATCAGACGCTTCGAACTTTGAGTACGCTTCTTCCAGTTACTACATCCAAGATGCGAGCTTCTTGAAGTTGAAAAACCTACAGATTGGCTATACGCTTCCTACCGAAAAAATCTTTCGGTCGACAAGTGGTGTTCGAAAATTACGGGTATATTTTGGCGTGACGAATCTATTTACTATCACCAACTATGAGGGGCTAGATCCAGAAATATCAGCTACTCCTTCAGACTATCCGGCGCTAGGTGTTGACTTCGGGGTATATCCGCAGTCCCGCCAGTATATGCTTGGACTGAGTCTTGGGTTTTAA